One segment of Anastrepha obliqua isolate idAnaObli1 chromosome 3, idAnaObli1_1.0, whole genome shotgun sequence DNA contains the following:
- the LOC129243114 gene encoding NAD(+) hydrolase sarm1-like isoform X3 gives MKTAALKRDLSEIKNSMSEITDLVGRNTNNTSSGGLGSNNNLAISASAHQPSINDLTQLNALNSSDAINKLKKKIRSSIENLVDSDAEPLVTFPDTDDDRHNLADLVSASNGKLMTNGLNGSGKIVDTVKFEEKRTKTESKTKVVADGFSTEQATSNLAEMKRLQTGDIDYQEAKAAAAMRNRTEMDGVKTEENAAVIQEALSLRTGDITQQASNNVAAASIKVQSDTFSADKKAISQSQQSQTMTSNGIISQEKHVSSASQANYTMTHKGVSSSGSSMISSSSQMSATNGALIKLHDLKLDDLKALTSGSGQREIEQAIAKYSGVLTSFVNTLEDSKAAQEKSMYLEKINEVMQRAWAVPTHGHELGYSLCNSLRNSGGLDLLMKNCVQGDMKIKFSSAKLLEQCLTTENRTHVVDNGLDKVVNVACMCTKEPNTEHSRVGTGILEHLFKHSEVTCSDVIKLGGLDAVLFECRTNDVETLRHCASALANLSLYGGAENQEAMIFRKVPMWLFPLAFHDDDNIKYYACLAIAVLVANKEIEAEVLKSGCLDLVEPFVTTHDPSEFARSNLAHAHGQSKHWLERLVPVLSSNREEARNLAAFHFCMEAGIKREQGNTEIFHEIGAIEALKTVASCPNAIASKFAAQALRLIGETVPHKLSQQVPLWSVEDVQEWVKQINFGQFVKQFEESQVDGDLLLKLNEENLRDDIGISNGILLKRFERELQNLKRMADYSSKDTAKMHQFLAEIGPEYGTYTYAMLHAGIDRNSLPQLNEDMLIAECGIKNSIHRLRILNAVKNLENSLPSSSEENMAKTLDVFVSYRRSNGSQLASLLKVHLQLRGFSVFIDVERLEAGKFDNGLLNSIRQAKNFVLVLTPNALQRCVDDEEGKDWVHREIVAALKSNCNIIPIIDQQFAWPETDRLPEDMRSVCHFNGVTWIHDYQDACIDKLERFMRGEKNLDRLVGMPSTPGSVTYQRMHSNDSDYQQSVSGGSVGGGGSGGSSAGGAANSSGQAANHQANRYRQSPSPARQRIGGSCGPLGSNGQLSMFGRGSKRNVLPPYRTQQTSAQQKALLMGGSMQNVSPYGYRPPRRSSAGGICNANGSSGNNNSNGSAAGGAASYRSHSVDGLLDTTDGLDPNDRIAEMAALVAAGSTALTNASSTSTLQPGNDYASSVGSLSELIEPEIVAKREKTNLPPNPQHRKSRSLDHFLDEKTLAVITMPQPAPMEGTQSMQNLATPITPDLNRGTRTQPMPQRAGSVMQCDSSTSSAATTPERNVVRKHHHGAAVVRRSPEGISSTEDEREDSLSLRSSSTSCGSMLRAQTRASAHTHRGSQNSGKTSTTSLGSHATGNSHNNSNNNANNKTILNRTIKKVRSLIKKP, from the exons ATGAAGACGGCAGCACTGAAACGCGATTTGAGCGAAATCAAAAATTCCATGTCCGAAATCACCGATCTGGTCGGTCGTAATACGAATAACACGAGTAGCGGTGGTCTGGGTAGCAACAACAACTTGGCCATATCAGCATCAGCGCATCAGCCATCCATAAACGATCTCACACAATTGAATGCGCTGAACAGTTCGGATGCCATCAATAAGTTGAAGAAAAA aatCCGGTCATCCATTGAAAATCTCGTCGACAGCGATGCAGAACCATTGGTTACATTTCCCGATACTGATGATGATCGTCACAATTTGGCCGATTTGGTGAGCGCTTCGAATGGCAAACTTATGACCAATGGACTGAATGGGTCGGGCAAAATTGTTGATACCGTTAAATTCGAAGAGAAACGTACAAAGACCGAATCGAAGACGAAAGTTGTGGCCGATGGTTTCAGTACGGAGCAAGCAACTAGTAATTTGGCCGAAATGAAACGGCTACAAACGGGTGATATCGATTATCAGGAAGCTAAAGCGGCAGCAGCGATGCGAAATCGCACAGAAATGGATGGCGTGAAAACCGAGGAAAATGCCGCCGTTATACAG GAAGCTCTCTCCTTACGCACTGGCGATATTACCCAACAGGCCAGCAATAATGTGGCCGCCGCCAGTATTAAAGTGCAAAGTGATACCTTCTCCGCCGACAAAAAAGCCATCTCACAATCGCAGCAATCACAAACGATGACCTCAAACGGCATCATCAGCCAGGAGAAGCACGTCTCGTCTGCATCGCAAGCGAATTACACAATGACGCATAAGGGTGTCTCCAGCTCGGGCAGTAGCATGATCTCGTCCTCTTCGCAAATGTCCGCCACCAATGGTGCACTCATCAAGCTGCACGATCTTAAGTTGGATGACCTGAAAGCACTGACATCCGGCAGCGGTCAACGTGAGATCGAGCAAGCGATTGCCAAGTACTCCGGCGTGTTGACATCGTTCGTGAATACACTGGAGGATTCAAAGGCTGCTCAAGAGAAGTCAATGTATTTGGAGAAAATCAATGAAGTTATGCAACGTGCCTGGGCTGTGCCCACACACGGACATGAGCTCGGCTATAGTTTGTGCAATTCGCTGCGCAATAGCGGCGGTCTAGATTTGCTCATGAAGAACTGTGTGCAGGGTGATATGAAAATCAAATTCTCATCGGCCAAGTTGTTAGAGCAATGCCTAACGACAGAGAATCGTACACATGTTGTAGATAATGGACTCGACAAAGTGGTGAACGTGGCCTGTATGTGCACAAAAGAACCAAATACCGAGCATTCACGTGTGGGCACGGGCATACTAGAACACCTATTCAAACACTCGGAAGTCACATGCTCCGATGTTATCAAATTAGGTGGCTTGGATGCAGTGCTCTTCGAATGCCGTACAAATGATGTGGAAACATTGCGACATTGTGCAAGTGCCTTAGCTAATCTGTCTTTGTATGGTGGCGCCGAAAATCAAGAAGCTATGATCTTCCGCAAGGTACCCATGTGGCTATTCCCGCTAGCGTTCCATGACGACGACAACATAAAGTACTATGCCTGTCTAGCGATCGCCGTACTAGTCGCCAATAAAGAGATCGAAGCTGAAGTGCTCAAGTCAGGTTGCCTCGATTTGGTGGAACCCTTCGTCACCACACACGACCCATCGGAATTCGCGCGCTCAAATCTAGCGCACGCACACGGCCAAAGCAAACATTGGCTAGAACGACTGGTGCCAGTTTTAAGCTCGAATCGCGAAGAAGCGCGCAATCTGGCCGCCTTCCATTTCTGCATGGAGGCGGGTATCAAGCGCGAACAGGGAAACACCGAAATTTTTCACGAGATCGGCGCCATCGAAGCACTAAAGACTGTAGCGAGTTGCCCCAATGCAATTGCCTCCAAATTCGCAGCGCAAGCGCTACGTCTCATCGGCGAAACTGTACCTCATAAATTGTCGCAGCAAGTGCCACTGTGGTCTGTCGAAGACGTGCAAGAGTGGGTGAAACAAATCAACTTTGGCCAATTTGTGAAACAGTTCGAAGAATCACAAGTAGATGGTGATCTGTTGTTAAAGTTAAATGAGGAGAATTTGCGTGACGACATTGGCATCTCGAATGGTATACTGCTGAAACGCTTTGAACGTGAGTTGCAAAATCTCAAACGCATGGCTGACTACTCCTCCAAGGACACAGCGAAAATGCACCAGTTCTTGGCCGAAATCGGACCGGAATACGGCACCTACACCTATGCAATGCTACATGCAGGCATAGATCGGAACTCATTGCCACAGCTGAATGAAGATATGTTGATTGCGGAGTGTGGCATCAAGAATTCAATACATCGGCTGCGCATACTGAACGCGGTAAAAAACCTAGAAAACTCGCTACCCAGCTCGTCCGAAGAGAATATGGCAAAGACGTTGGATGTTTTTGTCAGCTATCGGCGTTCGAATGGCTCGCAATTGGCCAGTTTGTTGAAG GTTCACTTGCAACTGCGCGGTTTCTCGGTGTTCATCGATGTTGAGCGCCTGGAAGCGGGTAAATTCGATAATGGACTGCTAAATAGTATTCGTCAggcgaaaaatttcgttttagtATTAACACCAAATGCGCTGCAACGGTGTGTTGATGACGAAGAAGGCAAGGATTGGGTGCATCGC GAAATCGTGGCCGCTTTGAAATCAAATTGTAATATTATTCCAATAATTGATCAACAATTTGCGTGGCCCGAAACCGACCGATTACCCGAAGATATGCGCAGCGTTTGTCATTTCAACGGCGTCACGTGGATACATGACTATCAGGATGCCTGCATCGATAAACTAGAGAG ATTTATGCGCGGTGAAAAGAATTTGGATCGCCTCGTAGGTATGCCTAGCACACCCGGTTCGGTGACTTACCAAAGAATGCACAGCAACGATTCCGACTATCAGCAGAGTGTGAGTGGCGGCAGTGTCGGTGGCGGTGGCAGTGGCGGCAGCAGCGCCGGTGGTGCGGCGAATAGCAGCGGACAAG CAGCTAATCACCAGGCAAATAGATACCGGCAATCTCCCTCACCGGCCAGACAGCGCATTGGCGGCAGCTGCGGCCCCTTAGGCAGCAATGGGCAACTGAGCATGTTCGGGCGTGGTTCGAAGCGTAACGTACTGCCGCCATACCGCACCCAACAGACGTCGGCACAACAAAAGGCGTTGCTCATGGGTGGTTCCATGCAAAATGTATCGCCTTATGGCTATCGCCCGCCGCGGCGTAGCTCAGCTGGAGGTATTTGCAATGCGAATGGCAGTAGcggcaacaacaatagcaacggTTCGGCTGCAGGTGGTGCAGCGAGTTATCGTAGTCATAGTGTCGACGGGTTGTTGGACACAACCGATGGCTTGGACCCCAATGACCGAATTGCAGAGATGGCGGCGCTGGTCGCTGCCGGTAGCACGGCGCTCACCAACGCCAGTTCGACAAGTACTCTGCAACCGGGCAACGATTATGCCTCGTCGGTGGGTTCACTTTCGGAACTAATTGAACCGGAAATCGTGGCGAAACGTGAGAAAACAAATTTGCCACCAAATCCGCAGCATCGCAAATCGCGCTCACTCGATCATTTTCTAGATGAGAAAACGTTGGCGGTAATTACGATGCCACAACCTGCACCCATGGAGGGTACACAGAGTATGCAGAACCTTGCCACGCCAATAACGCCCGATCTCAATCGTGGCACACGCACACAACCAATGCCACAACGCGCTGGCAGTGTGATGCAATGTGACTCGTCGACATCCAGTGCGGCTACCACGCCCGAACGCAACGTCGTACGCAAACATCATCATGGGGCGGCAGTTGTGCGGCGAAGCCCCGAAGGTATTAGCTCAACAGAAGATGAGCGGGAGGATTCACTATCGCTGCGTAGCAGTAGCACCTCGTGTGGCAGTATGCTGAGAGCGCAGACGCGCGCATCGGCCCATACACACCGCGGTAGTCAGAATAGTGGCAAGACTTCGACAACATCATTGGGTAGCCATGCGACAGGAAACTCccacaataacagcaacaacaacgcaaACAATAAGACTATTCTGAATCGAACAATCAAAAAAGTTCGTTCGCTGATCAAAAA aCCATAA
- the LOC129243114 gene encoding NAD(+) hydrolase sarm1-like isoform X6: MKTAALKRDLSEIKNSMSEITDLVGRNTNNTSSGGLGSNNNLAISASAHQPSINDLTQLNALNSSDAINKLKKKIRSSIENLVDSDAEPLVTFPDTDDDRHNLADLVSASNGKLMTNGLNGSGKIVDTVKFEEKRTKTESKTKVVADGFSTEQATSNLAEMKRLQTGDIDYQEAKAAAAMRNRTEMDGVKTEENAAVIQEALSLRTGDITQQASNNVAAASIKVQSDTFSADKKAISQSQQSQTMTSNGIISQEKHVSSASQANYTMTHKGVSSSGSSMISSSSQMSATNGALIKLHDLKLDDLKALTSGSGQREIEQAIAKYSGVLTSFVNTLEDSKAAQEKSMYLEKINEVMQRAWAVPTHGHELGYSLCNSLRNSGGLDLLMKNCVQGDMKIKFSSAKLLEQCLTTENRTHVVDNGLDKVVNVACMCTKEPNTEHSRVGTGILEHLFKHSEVTCSDVIKLGGLDAVLFECRTNDVETLRHCASALANLSLYGGAENQEAMIFRKVPMWLFPLAFHDDDNIKYYACLAIAVLVANKEIEAEVLKSGCLDLVEPFVTTHDPSEFARSNLAHAHGQSKHWLERLVPVLSSNREEARNLAAFHFCMEAGIKREQGNTEIFHEIGAIEALKTVASCPNAIASKFAAQALRLIGETVPHKLSQQVPLWSVEDVQEWVKQINFGQFVKQFEESQVDGDLLLKLNEENLRDDIGISNGILLKRFERELQNLKRMADYSSKDTAKMHQFLAEIGPEYGTYTYAMLHAGIDRNSLPQLNEDMLIAECGIKNSIHRLRILNAVKNLENSLPSSSEENMAKTLDVFVSYRRSNGSQLASLLKVHLQLRGFSVFIDVERLEAGKFDNGLLNSIRQAKNFVLVLTPNALQRCVDDEEGKDWVHREIVAALKSNCNIIPIIDQQFAWPETDRLPEDMRSVCHFNGVTWIHDYQDACIDKLERFMRGEKNLDRLVGMPSTPGSVTYQRMHSNDSDYQQSVSGGSVGGGGSGGSSAGGAANSSGQAANHQANRYRQSPSPARQRIGGSCGPLGSNGQLSMFGRGSKRNVLPPYRTQQTSAQQKALLMGGSMQNVSPYGYRPPRRSSAGGICNANGSSGNNNSNGSAAGGAASYRSHSVDGLLDTTDGLDPNDRIAEMAALVAAGSTALTNASSTSTLQPGNDYASSVGSLSELIEPEIVAKREKTNLPPNPQHRKSRSLDHFLDEKTLAVITMPQPAPMEGTQSMQNLATPITPDLNRGTRTQPMPQRAGSVMQCDSSTSSAATTPERNVVRKHHHGAAVVRRSPEGISSTEDEREDSLSLRSSSTSCGSMLRAQTRASAHTHRGSQNSGKTSTTSLGSHATGNSHNNSNNNANNKTILNRTIKKVRSLIKNNDLDADELPGLILAQATAPTSGRIIVW; the protein is encoded by the exons ATGAAGACGGCAGCACTGAAACGCGATTTGAGCGAAATCAAAAATTCCATGTCCGAAATCACCGATCTGGTCGGTCGTAATACGAATAACACGAGTAGCGGTGGTCTGGGTAGCAACAACAACTTGGCCATATCAGCATCAGCGCATCAGCCATCCATAAACGATCTCACACAATTGAATGCGCTGAACAGTTCGGATGCCATCAATAAGTTGAAGAAAAA aatCCGGTCATCCATTGAAAATCTCGTCGACAGCGATGCAGAACCATTGGTTACATTTCCCGATACTGATGATGATCGTCACAATTTGGCCGATTTGGTGAGCGCTTCGAATGGCAAACTTATGACCAATGGACTGAATGGGTCGGGCAAAATTGTTGATACCGTTAAATTCGAAGAGAAACGTACAAAGACCGAATCGAAGACGAAAGTTGTGGCCGATGGTTTCAGTACGGAGCAAGCAACTAGTAATTTGGCCGAAATGAAACGGCTACAAACGGGTGATATCGATTATCAGGAAGCTAAAGCGGCAGCAGCGATGCGAAATCGCACAGAAATGGATGGCGTGAAAACCGAGGAAAATGCCGCCGTTATACAG GAAGCTCTCTCCTTACGCACTGGCGATATTACCCAACAGGCCAGCAATAATGTGGCCGCCGCCAGTATTAAAGTGCAAAGTGATACCTTCTCCGCCGACAAAAAAGCCATCTCACAATCGCAGCAATCACAAACGATGACCTCAAACGGCATCATCAGCCAGGAGAAGCACGTCTCGTCTGCATCGCAAGCGAATTACACAATGACGCATAAGGGTGTCTCCAGCTCGGGCAGTAGCATGATCTCGTCCTCTTCGCAAATGTCCGCCACCAATGGTGCACTCATCAAGCTGCACGATCTTAAGTTGGATGACCTGAAAGCACTGACATCCGGCAGCGGTCAACGTGAGATCGAGCAAGCGATTGCCAAGTACTCCGGCGTGTTGACATCGTTCGTGAATACACTGGAGGATTCAAAGGCTGCTCAAGAGAAGTCAATGTATTTGGAGAAAATCAATGAAGTTATGCAACGTGCCTGGGCTGTGCCCACACACGGACATGAGCTCGGCTATAGTTTGTGCAATTCGCTGCGCAATAGCGGCGGTCTAGATTTGCTCATGAAGAACTGTGTGCAGGGTGATATGAAAATCAAATTCTCATCGGCCAAGTTGTTAGAGCAATGCCTAACGACAGAGAATCGTACACATGTTGTAGATAATGGACTCGACAAAGTGGTGAACGTGGCCTGTATGTGCACAAAAGAACCAAATACCGAGCATTCACGTGTGGGCACGGGCATACTAGAACACCTATTCAAACACTCGGAAGTCACATGCTCCGATGTTATCAAATTAGGTGGCTTGGATGCAGTGCTCTTCGAATGCCGTACAAATGATGTGGAAACATTGCGACATTGTGCAAGTGCCTTAGCTAATCTGTCTTTGTATGGTGGCGCCGAAAATCAAGAAGCTATGATCTTCCGCAAGGTACCCATGTGGCTATTCCCGCTAGCGTTCCATGACGACGACAACATAAAGTACTATGCCTGTCTAGCGATCGCCGTACTAGTCGCCAATAAAGAGATCGAAGCTGAAGTGCTCAAGTCAGGTTGCCTCGATTTGGTGGAACCCTTCGTCACCACACACGACCCATCGGAATTCGCGCGCTCAAATCTAGCGCACGCACACGGCCAAAGCAAACATTGGCTAGAACGACTGGTGCCAGTTTTAAGCTCGAATCGCGAAGAAGCGCGCAATCTGGCCGCCTTCCATTTCTGCATGGAGGCGGGTATCAAGCGCGAACAGGGAAACACCGAAATTTTTCACGAGATCGGCGCCATCGAAGCACTAAAGACTGTAGCGAGTTGCCCCAATGCAATTGCCTCCAAATTCGCAGCGCAAGCGCTACGTCTCATCGGCGAAACTGTACCTCATAAATTGTCGCAGCAAGTGCCACTGTGGTCTGTCGAAGACGTGCAAGAGTGGGTGAAACAAATCAACTTTGGCCAATTTGTGAAACAGTTCGAAGAATCACAAGTAGATGGTGATCTGTTGTTAAAGTTAAATGAGGAGAATTTGCGTGACGACATTGGCATCTCGAATGGTATACTGCTGAAACGCTTTGAACGTGAGTTGCAAAATCTCAAACGCATGGCTGACTACTCCTCCAAGGACACAGCGAAAATGCACCAGTTCTTGGCCGAAATCGGACCGGAATACGGCACCTACACCTATGCAATGCTACATGCAGGCATAGATCGGAACTCATTGCCACAGCTGAATGAAGATATGTTGATTGCGGAGTGTGGCATCAAGAATTCAATACATCGGCTGCGCATACTGAACGCGGTAAAAAACCTAGAAAACTCGCTACCCAGCTCGTCCGAAGAGAATATGGCAAAGACGTTGGATGTTTTTGTCAGCTATCGGCGTTCGAATGGCTCGCAATTGGCCAGTTTGTTGAAG GTTCACTTGCAACTGCGCGGTTTCTCGGTGTTCATCGATGTTGAGCGCCTGGAAGCGGGTAAATTCGATAATGGACTGCTAAATAGTATTCGTCAggcgaaaaatttcgttttagtATTAACACCAAATGCGCTGCAACGGTGTGTTGATGACGAAGAAGGCAAGGATTGGGTGCATCGC GAAATCGTGGCCGCTTTGAAATCAAATTGTAATATTATTCCAATAATTGATCAACAATTTGCGTGGCCCGAAACCGACCGATTACCCGAAGATATGCGCAGCGTTTGTCATTTCAACGGCGTCACGTGGATACATGACTATCAGGATGCCTGCATCGATAAACTAGAGAG ATTTATGCGCGGTGAAAAGAATTTGGATCGCCTCGTAGGTATGCCTAGCACACCCGGTTCGGTGACTTACCAAAGAATGCACAGCAACGATTCCGACTATCAGCAGAGTGTGAGTGGCGGCAGTGTCGGTGGCGGTGGCAGTGGCGGCAGCAGCGCCGGTGGTGCGGCGAATAGCAGCGGACAAG CAGCTAATCACCAGGCAAATAGATACCGGCAATCTCCCTCACCGGCCAGACAGCGCATTGGCGGCAGCTGCGGCCCCTTAGGCAGCAATGGGCAACTGAGCATGTTCGGGCGTGGTTCGAAGCGTAACGTACTGCCGCCATACCGCACCCAACAGACGTCGGCACAACAAAAGGCGTTGCTCATGGGTGGTTCCATGCAAAATGTATCGCCTTATGGCTATCGCCCGCCGCGGCGTAGCTCAGCTGGAGGTATTTGCAATGCGAATGGCAGTAGcggcaacaacaatagcaacggTTCGGCTGCAGGTGGTGCAGCGAGTTATCGTAGTCATAGTGTCGACGGGTTGTTGGACACAACCGATGGCTTGGACCCCAATGACCGAATTGCAGAGATGGCGGCGCTGGTCGCTGCCGGTAGCACGGCGCTCACCAACGCCAGTTCGACAAGTACTCTGCAACCGGGCAACGATTATGCCTCGTCGGTGGGTTCACTTTCGGAACTAATTGAACCGGAAATCGTGGCGAAACGTGAGAAAACAAATTTGCCACCAAATCCGCAGCATCGCAAATCGCGCTCACTCGATCATTTTCTAGATGAGAAAACGTTGGCGGTAATTACGATGCCACAACCTGCACCCATGGAGGGTACACAGAGTATGCAGAACCTTGCCACGCCAATAACGCCCGATCTCAATCGTGGCACACGCACACAACCAATGCCACAACGCGCTGGCAGTGTGATGCAATGTGACTCGTCGACATCCAGTGCGGCTACCACGCCCGAACGCAACGTCGTACGCAAACATCATCATGGGGCGGCAGTTGTGCGGCGAAGCCCCGAAGGTATTAGCTCAACAGAAGATGAGCGGGAGGATTCACTATCGCTGCGTAGCAGTAGCACCTCGTGTGGCAGTATGCTGAGAGCGCAGACGCGCGCATCGGCCCATACACACCGCGGTAGTCAGAATAGTGGCAAGACTTCGACAACATCATTGGGTAGCCATGCGACAGGAAACTCccacaataacagcaacaacaacgcaaACAATAAGACTATTCTGAATCGAACAATCAAAAAAGTTCGTTCGCTGATCAAAAA TAACGACTTAGATGCTGACGAATTACCAGGGTTAATTTTAGCACAAGCAACCGCACCCACCTCCGGCAGAATTATAGTTTGGtag